Genomic window (bacterium):
CTTCGAAGAAACGAACAGCTGCTAAGCGCAAGCCAGCAGCAAAGAAAGCTGCTAAGCGTAAGCCTGCAGCAAAGAAAGCTGCTAAGCGTAAGACTGCTAAAAAGTCGACTGCTAAGAAAGCTACTGCTAAGAAGGCTACTAAGCGTAAG
Coding sequences:
- a CDS encoding histone H1; amino-acid sequence: MATKKRAASKKSSPSKKRTAAKRKPAAKKAAKRKPAAKKAAKRKTAKKSTAKKATAKKATKRK